A region from the Spea bombifrons isolate aSpeBom1 chromosome 7, aSpeBom1.2.pri, whole genome shotgun sequence genome encodes:
- the LOC128501583 gene encoding uncharacterized protein LOC128501583 — MLCPAGDNDIRRRLFKYTPGSTLNCTDHGFQKLGIQLFGMTGHGKSSLINSCLCVGQDRKFMNEAGSGHSQQPITMERKEYKIKDSIYITDNRGLVKLNDEERQETAAQFSNVRDTGAVSWERVMERTFEKILHGLDICETDITLPVFVYSAECPLTEERSSEIVPLLLETFHITEIFPIVVLTKTAKVKTNEVAARFKDFGANYVISLENYTTTNEGRNPEMDTKILKFLDVCMSEADRMIEIKRGKDQKIQFIKGAMKLIEKEVKTREKNLQAQWEKERAELEKRIKELENKCSIM, encoded by the exons ATGCTGTGTCCTGCTGGTGATAACGATATACGCAGAAGGCTGTTCAAGTACACGCCGGGTTCTACCCTAAATTGTACAGATCATGGCTTTCAGAAACTAGGTATCCAGCTCTTCGGGATGACAGGGCACGGCAAGTCCTCCCTCATCAACTCCTGCCTTTGTGTGGGGCAAGACCGGAAGTTTATGAACGAGGCTGGATCTGGTCACAGTCAACAGCCGATCACCATGGAAAGGAAagagtataaaataaaagacagCATCTACATCACCGATAACCGGGGATTAGTCAAACTAAACGACGAGGAGCGCCAGGAAACGGCAGCTCAGTTCA GTAATGTACGGGACACAGGAGCAGTGAGTTGGGAGAGAGTGATGGAGAGGACTTTTGAAAAGATTCTTCACGGGCTGGACATCTGTGAAACCGATATAACGCTGCCGGTATTTGTGTACAG tgctgAATGCCCCCTCACCGAGGAGAGATCTTCAGAAATAGTGCCATTGCTTTTAGAGACCTTCCACATAACAG AAATCTTTCCCATTGTTGTTCTTACTAAAACCGCAAAGGTGAAAACCAATGAAGTTGCCGCGAGATTTAAGGACTTTGGAGCCAATTACGTCATTTCCCTTGAAAACTACACGACTACCAACGAGGGACGCAACCCAGAGATGGACACCAAAATCCTGAAGTTCCTGGATGTCTGCATGTCTGAGGCCGATAGAATGATAGAAATAAAACGGGGCAAGGACCAGAAAATCCAATTTATAAAGGGGGCCATGAAGCTGATCGAAAAGGAGGTTAAGACAAGAGAGAAAAACCTACAGGCACAATGGGAAAAAGAGCGCGCGGAACTAGAAAAGCGCATAAAAGAGCTTGAGAATAAATGTAGCATTATGTAG
- the ATP2A1 gene encoding sarcoplasmic/endoplasmic reticulum calcium ATPase 1 isoform X2 — translation MENAHMKSTEECLAYFGVNENTGLSPDQVKKNFDKFGPNELPAEEGKSIWELVAEQFEDLLVRILLLAACISFVLAWFEEGEETITAFVEPFVILLILIANAVVGVWQERNAEDAIEALKEYEPEMGKVYRSDRKSVQRIKAREIVPGDIVEVAVGDKVPADIRLISIKSTTLRIDQSILTGESVSVIKHTEVVPDPRAVNQDKKNMLFSGTNVGAGKAIGIVIATGANTEIGKIRDEMAATEQEKTPLQQKLDEFGEQLSKVITLICIAVWMINIGHFNDPIHGGSWLKGAIYYFKIAVALAVAAIPEGLPAVITTCLALGTRRMAKKNAIVRSLPSVETLGCTSVICSDKTGTLTTNQMSVCRMFVMDKVEGDSCTLNDFAITGSTYAPEGEVLKNDKPTKAGQYDGLVELATICALCNDSSLDFNESKGVFEKVGEATETALTTLVEKMNVFNTDVRSLSKVERANACNSVIRQLMKKEFTLEFSRDRKSMSVYCTPAKASRAAVGNKMFVKGAPEGVIDRCNYVRVGTTRVPLTAPIKEKILSVIKEWGTGRDTLRCLALATRDTPPKREDMVLEDATKFVDYETDLTFVGCVGMLDPPRKEVVGSIKLCREAGIRVIMITGDNKGTAIAICRRIGIFGEDDEVTGRAYTGREFDDLPPAEQREACKRASCFARVEPSHKSKIVEFLQSFDEITAMTGDGVNDAPALKKAEIGIAMGSGTAVAKTASEMVLADDNFSTIVAAVEEGRAIYNNMKQFIRYLISSNVGEVVCIFLTAALGLPEALIPVQLLWVNLVTDGLPATALGFNPPDLDIMDRPPRSPKEPLISGWLFFRYMAIGGYVGAATVGAAAWWFLYAEDGPGVTFYQLSHFMQCTEDNSEFEGLECEIFESPVPMTMALSVLVTIEMCNALNSLSENQSLIRMPPWVNIWLLGSICLSMSLHFLILYVEPLPMIFKLTPLNFTQWFIVLKMSFPVILLDELLKFVARNYLEEKEKIH, via the exons AGCTCCCTGCTGAGGAAG gaAAGTCCATTTGGGAGCTGGTTGCAGAACAGTTTGAGGATCTGTTAGTCCGAATTCTGCTGCTGGCTGCATGTATATCATTC GTCCTGGCCTGGTTCGAGGAAGGCGAAGAGACCATCACCGCTTTTGTGGAGCCCTTTGTCATCCTCCTTATCCTCATCGCTAATGCCGTTGTCGGTGTGTGGCAG GAAAGGAACGCAGAAGACGCCATTGAGGCTCTGAAGGAATACGAGCCCGAAATGGGTAAAGTTTACCGCAGCGACAGAAAATCTGTGCAAAGAATCAAGGCCAGAGAAATCGTCCCCGGAGACATTGTGGAGGTGGCAG TCGGTGACAAAGTCCCAGCTGACATCAGACTTATCAGCATCAAATCCACCACCCTGCGTATCGACCAGTCCATCCTCACAG GAGAGTCCGTGTCTGTCATTAAACACACAGAAGTGGTACCCGACCCCAGAGCTGTCAACCAGGACAAGAAAAACATGCTGTTCTCC GGTACCAATGTAGGAGCTGGTAAGGCCATTGGCATTGTCATCGCCACTGGAGCCAACACTGAGATTGGTAAAATCCGTGATGAGATGGCAGCCACCGAGCAGGAGAAGACCcctctgcagcagaagctggatgagtttggagaGCAGTTGTCCAAAGTCATCACCCTCATCTGCATCGCTGTCTGGATGATTAACATTGGACACTTTAACGACCCCATCCATGGCGGCTCCTGGCTCAAAGGCGCTATTTACTACTTCAAAATCGCCGTTGCCCTGGCCGTAGCTGCTATTCCAGAAG GTCTGCCCGCTGTAATTACCACTTGCCTGGCCTTGGGTACAAGACGTATGGCCAAGAAGAACGCCATTGTGAGGAGCCTGCCCTCTGTGGAGACTCTGGGCTGCACATCCGTCATCTGCTCTGACAAGACCGGAACCCTGACCACCAACCAGATGTCCGTCTGCAGG ATGTTCGTGATGGACAAAGTTGAAGGAGATTCCTGCACCCTGAACGATTTCGCTATCACAGGATCCACCTACGCCCCCGAAGGAGAAGT TCTGAAGAACGATAAGCCTACCAAGGCCGGCCAGTACGATGGCCTGGTGGAACTGGCCACAATCTGTGCTCTTTGTAATGACTCTTCCCTCGACTTTAATGAG tccAAGGGTGTATTTGAGAAGGTCGGTGAAGCCACCGAGACTGCGCTGACAACTCTTGTTGAGAAGATGAACGTATTTAACACAGACGTGAGGAGCCTGTCCAAAGTTGAGCGCGCCAATGCCTGCAACTCT GTTATTAGGCAGCTGATGAAGAAAGAATTCACCCTGGAGTTCTCCCGCGACAGAAAGTCCATGTCTGTGTACTGCACCCCAGCCAAGGCTTCCCGCGCTGCAGTTGGAAACAAGATGTTTGTGAAG GGTGCCCCCGAGGGTGTGATTGACCGTTGCAACTACGTCCGCGTTGGAACAACCCGTGTCCCCCTGACTGCTCCCATCAAGGAGAAGATCCTGTCCGTAATCAAGGAATGGGGTACAGGCAGAGACACCCTGCGTTGTCTGGCTCTGGCCACCAGGGACACCCCACCAAAGAGAGAAGACATGGTGCTTGAAGACGCCACCAAGTTTGTTGACTATGAG ACCGACCTGACCTTTGTTGGATGCGTGGGTATGTTGGATCCCCCTCGTAAGGAAGTTGTAGGCTCCATCAAGCTCTGCCGTGAAGCCGGTATCCGTGTCATCATGATCACTGGGGACAACAAGGGAACAGCTATCGCCATCTGCCGTCGTATTGGCATCTTTGGTGAGGACGACGAGGTCACAGGACGTGCCTACACCGGCCGTGAGTTTGACGACTTGCCCCCCGCCGAACAGAGAGAGGCCTGCAAACGTGCTTCCTGCTTCGCCAGAGTGGAGCCGTCACACAAGTCCAAGATCGTTGAGTTCCTGCAGTCCTTCGATGAGATCACAGCTATG ACTGGTGATGGTGTAAATGATGCCCCAGCCCTGAAAAAGGCTGAGATCGGTATTGCTATGGGTTCTGGAACAGCTGTGGCCAAGACAGCTTCCGAGATGGTGTTGGCTGATGATAACTTCTCCACCATTGTGGCTGCAGTAGAAGAGGGTCGTGCCATTTACAACAACATGAAGCAATTTATCCGCTACCTCATCTCCTCCAATGTAGGAGAGGTCGTCTG tATTTTCTTGACTGCTGCTCTGGGTCTGCCTGAGGCTTTGATCCCCGTACAACTTCTCTGGGTGAACTTGGTCACAGACGGTCTGCCAGCCACAGCCCTGGGCTTCAACCCCCCTGATCTGGACATCATGGACAGGCCACCCCGTAGCCCCAAGGAGCCCCTCATCAGCGGATGGCTGTTCTTCCGCTACATGGCCATTGGAGGTTATGTAGGTGCTGCCACCGTCGGAGCTGCTGCCTGGTGGTTCTTGTACGCTGAAGATGGCCCTGGAGTTACTTTCTACCAGCTG AGCCACTTCATGCAGTGCACAGAAGACAACTCAGAGTTTGAGGGCCTGGAGTGTGAAATCTTTGAGTCTCCAGTTCCCATGACCATGGCGCTGTCTGTGCTCGTCACCATCGAGATGTGCAACGCTCTTAACAG TTTATCAGAGAACCAGTCTCTGATCAGGATGCCCCCATGGGTGAACATTTGGCTGCTGGGCTCCATCTGCCTCTCTATGTCCCTCCACTTCCTTATCCTCTACGTTGAACCTCTACCC ATGATCTTCAAATTGACCCCCTTGAACTTCACCCAGTGGTTTATTGTCCTCAAGATGTCCTTCCCCGTAATCCTGTTGGATGAGCTcttgaaatttgttgcccgtaACTACCTGGAAG aaaaagaaaaaatacattaa
- the ATP2A1 gene encoding sarcoplasmic/endoplasmic reticulum calcium ATPase 1 isoform X1 produces the protein MGKVYRSDRKSVQRIKAREIVPGDIVEVAVGDKVPADIRLISIKSTTLRIDQSILTGESVSVIKHTEVVPDPRAVNQDKKNMLFSGTNVGAGKAIGIVIATGANTEIGKIRDEMAATEQEKTPLQQKLDEFGEQLSKVITLICIAVWMINIGHFNDPIHGGSWLKGAIYYFKIAVALAVAAIPEGLPAVITTCLALGTRRMAKKNAIVRSLPSVETLGCTSVICSDKTGTLTTNQMSVCRMFVMDKVEGDSCTLNDFAITGSTYAPEGEVLKNDKPTKAGQYDGLVELATICALCNDSSLDFNESKGVFEKVGEATETALTTLVEKMNVFNTDVRSLSKVERANACNSVIRQLMKKEFTLEFSRDRKSMSVYCTPAKASRAAVGNKMFVKGAPEGVIDRCNYVRVGTTRVPLTAPIKEKILSVIKEWGTGRDTLRCLALATRDTPPKREDMVLEDATKFVDYETDLTFVGCVGMLDPPRKEVVGSIKLCREAGIRVIMITGDNKGTAIAICRRIGIFGEDDEVTGRAYTGREFDDLPPAEQREACKRASCFARVEPSHKSKIVEFLQSFDEITAMTGDGVNDAPALKKAEIGIAMGSGTAVAKTASEMVLADDNFSTIVAAVEEGRAIYNNMKQFIRYLISSNVGEVVCIFLTAALGLPEALIPVQLLWVNLVTDGLPATALGFNPPDLDIMDRPPRSPKEPLISGWLFFRYMAIGGYVGAATVGAAAWWFLYAEDGPGVTFYQLSHFMQCTEDNSEFEGLECEIFESPVPMTMALSVLVTIEMCNALNSLSENQSLIRMPPWVNIWLLGSICLSMSLHFLILYVEPLPMIFKLTPLNFTQWFIVLKMSFPVILLDELLKFVARNYLEA, from the exons ATGGGTAAAGTTTACCGCAGCGACAGAAAATCTGTGCAAAGAATCAAGGCCAGAGAAATCGTCCCCGGAGACATTGTGGAGGTGGCAG TCGGTGACAAAGTCCCAGCTGACATCAGACTTATCAGCATCAAATCCACCACCCTGCGTATCGACCAGTCCATCCTCACAG GAGAGTCCGTGTCTGTCATTAAACACACAGAAGTGGTACCCGACCCCAGAGCTGTCAACCAGGACAAGAAAAACATGCTGTTCTCC GGTACCAATGTAGGAGCTGGTAAGGCCATTGGCATTGTCATCGCCACTGGAGCCAACACTGAGATTGGTAAAATCCGTGATGAGATGGCAGCCACCGAGCAGGAGAAGACCcctctgcagcagaagctggatgagtttggagaGCAGTTGTCCAAAGTCATCACCCTCATCTGCATCGCTGTCTGGATGATTAACATTGGACACTTTAACGACCCCATCCATGGCGGCTCCTGGCTCAAAGGCGCTATTTACTACTTCAAAATCGCCGTTGCCCTGGCCGTAGCTGCTATTCCAGAAG GTCTGCCCGCTGTAATTACCACTTGCCTGGCCTTGGGTACAAGACGTATGGCCAAGAAGAACGCCATTGTGAGGAGCCTGCCCTCTGTGGAGACTCTGGGCTGCACATCCGTCATCTGCTCTGACAAGACCGGAACCCTGACCACCAACCAGATGTCCGTCTGCAGG ATGTTCGTGATGGACAAAGTTGAAGGAGATTCCTGCACCCTGAACGATTTCGCTATCACAGGATCCACCTACGCCCCCGAAGGAGAAGT TCTGAAGAACGATAAGCCTACCAAGGCCGGCCAGTACGATGGCCTGGTGGAACTGGCCACAATCTGTGCTCTTTGTAATGACTCTTCCCTCGACTTTAATGAG tccAAGGGTGTATTTGAGAAGGTCGGTGAAGCCACCGAGACTGCGCTGACAACTCTTGTTGAGAAGATGAACGTATTTAACACAGACGTGAGGAGCCTGTCCAAAGTTGAGCGCGCCAATGCCTGCAACTCT GTTATTAGGCAGCTGATGAAGAAAGAATTCACCCTGGAGTTCTCCCGCGACAGAAAGTCCATGTCTGTGTACTGCACCCCAGCCAAGGCTTCCCGCGCTGCAGTTGGAAACAAGATGTTTGTGAAG GGTGCCCCCGAGGGTGTGATTGACCGTTGCAACTACGTCCGCGTTGGAACAACCCGTGTCCCCCTGACTGCTCCCATCAAGGAGAAGATCCTGTCCGTAATCAAGGAATGGGGTACAGGCAGAGACACCCTGCGTTGTCTGGCTCTGGCCACCAGGGACACCCCACCAAAGAGAGAAGACATGGTGCTTGAAGACGCCACCAAGTTTGTTGACTATGAG ACCGACCTGACCTTTGTTGGATGCGTGGGTATGTTGGATCCCCCTCGTAAGGAAGTTGTAGGCTCCATCAAGCTCTGCCGTGAAGCCGGTATCCGTGTCATCATGATCACTGGGGACAACAAGGGAACAGCTATCGCCATCTGCCGTCGTATTGGCATCTTTGGTGAGGACGACGAGGTCACAGGACGTGCCTACACCGGCCGTGAGTTTGACGACTTGCCCCCCGCCGAACAGAGAGAGGCCTGCAAACGTGCTTCCTGCTTCGCCAGAGTGGAGCCGTCACACAAGTCCAAGATCGTTGAGTTCCTGCAGTCCTTCGATGAGATCACAGCTATG ACTGGTGATGGTGTAAATGATGCCCCAGCCCTGAAAAAGGCTGAGATCGGTATTGCTATGGGTTCTGGAACAGCTGTGGCCAAGACAGCTTCCGAGATGGTGTTGGCTGATGATAACTTCTCCACCATTGTGGCTGCAGTAGAAGAGGGTCGTGCCATTTACAACAACATGAAGCAATTTATCCGCTACCTCATCTCCTCCAATGTAGGAGAGGTCGTCTG tATTTTCTTGACTGCTGCTCTGGGTCTGCCTGAGGCTTTGATCCCCGTACAACTTCTCTGGGTGAACTTGGTCACAGACGGTCTGCCAGCCACAGCCCTGGGCTTCAACCCCCCTGATCTGGACATCATGGACAGGCCACCCCGTAGCCCCAAGGAGCCCCTCATCAGCGGATGGCTGTTCTTCCGCTACATGGCCATTGGAGGTTATGTAGGTGCTGCCACCGTCGGAGCTGCTGCCTGGTGGTTCTTGTACGCTGAAGATGGCCCTGGAGTTACTTTCTACCAGCTG AGCCACTTCATGCAGTGCACAGAAGACAACTCAGAGTTTGAGGGCCTGGAGTGTGAAATCTTTGAGTCTCCAGTTCCCATGACCATGGCGCTGTCTGTGCTCGTCACCATCGAGATGTGCAACGCTCTTAACAG TTTATCAGAGAACCAGTCTCTGATCAGGATGCCCCCATGGGTGAACATTTGGCTGCTGGGCTCCATCTGCCTCTCTATGTCCCTCCACTTCCTTATCCTCTACGTTGAACCTCTACCC ATGATCTTCAAATTGACCCCCTTGAACTTCACCCAGTGGTTTATTGTCCTCAAGATGTCCTTCCCCGTAATCCTGTTGGATGAGCTcttgaaatttgttgcccgtaACTACCTGGAAG CATAA
- the RABEP2 gene encoding rab GTPase-binding effector protein 2, whose translation MAQPDEASLLPGALAACPDSPGDDPELSMAAEAFARGYDCVSISSFSSDRKVQEDTASLVSTATLVPECIYLPPAGYQLLSDQELAQQKLALQSSNERLENVMREKEALREALRCSSEDCANQVTLLLDQIKNSEELLAALQRNLSDAQQKTTRQMAALTASFRRLFQEANVLNEENEKLRAVGGSTPPGTPTPAAQTSSVQRAAQHRQERLCIEVVTLQEELNSETAAKQDLEEQLRRDKENHNEEREIMEGNVFC comes from the exons ATGGCCCAGCCGGACGAGGCTAGCCTGCTGCCGGGGGCTCTTGCCGCCTGCCCGGATAGTCCCGGCGATGACCCTGAGCTGTCCATGGCGGCCGAAGCCTTCGCCCGGGGCTATGACTGTGTCTCCATTTCTTCCTTCTCCAGTGATAGAAAGGTTCAGGAGGATACGGCATCCTTGGTTTCCACGGCAACCCTAGTGCCCGAGTGCATCTACCTCCCACCGGCGGGGTACCAACTGCTGTCAGATCAGGAG CTTGCGCAGCAGAAGTTGGCTCTGCAGAGCAGCAATGAGCGGCTGGAGAACGTCATGCGCGAAAAGGAAGCTCTGCGGGAAGCTCTGCGATGCAGCTCTGAGGACTGCGCTAACCAG GTCACGCTGCTGCTGGATCAGATCAAGAACTCAGAAGAACTTTTGGCCGCTCTGCAGAGGAACTTGTCTGACGCCCAACAGAAGACAACCCGGCAAATG GCGGCGCTGACGGCATCCTTCAGGCGCTTGTTCCAGGAGGCGAACGTCCTCAACGAAGAGAACGAAAAGCTGAGAGCCGTCGGCGGCTCGACACCCCCCGGGACCCCGACTCCGGCAGCGCAGACGTCCTCGGTGCAG AGGGCAGCGCAGCACAGGCAGGAACGGCTGTGTATAGAGGTCGTTACTCTACAGGAGGAGCTGAACTCGGAGACGGCTGCCAAGCAGGACCTGGAGGAGCAGCTCAGGAGAGACAAGGAAAATCACAATGAGGAAAGGG AGATCATGGAAGGTAACGTATTTTGTTGA
- the LOC128502274 gene encoding uncharacterized protein LOC128502274: MKVKVSDVPCKMELLRFLLLVLQTCEALRLLVPNPQSALVGSNAVITCEFQVGEPRVDPGCLSVTWHFEKHLILNFTGKERTSNPRYSVDSEGTKQGVASLFLRKVTFDDKGIYKCSVIYCAEEQGMEVHFYVQALPLLAVTKNTVVRNVESLLRCSASGFRPINIEFMWHMDGEEIWDTILHKPKLTSNGTYTVNSEAKIKPTEDYQNRTFSCQAKLKSHPLRIQKNFTILFGESPSLQLVVDTFQEGREQNLLCRVWGFQPKPVSVNWLLNGTRLDPAKAKLQTINDSFIECHYPFTATPDQEGMEISCQVEHCTLAEPLQNTTRIHLKEANPAPWINTIPGIILIVFIVLIVLVASFGGSWLFKPWQTDFKVNHIVGPEKIVHGAEVRLECIASYGENNLEVQWLEVKDNTERDIAHFLSRNGQRAAQTPPSHVAQDEERLELMLSDGEYTGDISIVNDHGRLLHKSFLSFTADISYHTGVTYICTATSRRTRKEERYTCAEVLVKPNPSKDAPQITESGEVQFSLHLQDFFPENMSIEWRGRTKQLTSQFRITNKIVPNSDGTYNMLSVCYIPKRHAEDPLFAVTVAWKHKSMENAEEWRITQADLPWRPLMERINVPRVLLDEEVRTQCVISNYFPNNLDIRWYKQKPGSLRELLARGTEGKYRINDEEHAQENKAFTLNTSLSFTPSLDDDQGAEFICQAQHPSLEHPLESSTGGLVVMGRPEPESILFIDDESFRLTVDKYFPKEICIEWQLEDPTVGTFTKLCSDISTSNNPNGSFKTVSTCRPPVDLIQTNRTCVMWAEISHQAQDPNPIKMSRPIERKLQLEEIATDKNDGAENGEEKSGPKQETKLS, encoded by the exons atgaaagtGAAAGTTTCAGACGTTCCCTGTAAAATGGAGCTTCTGAGATTTCTGCTGCTCGTTCTACAGACAT GTGAAGCACTGAGGTTATTGGTTCCAAACCCCCAAAGCGCCCTCGTCGGATCAAACGCTGTCATTACGTGTGAGTTCCAGGTGGGAGAGCCACGCGTGGACCCCGGCTGTCTCTCCGTTACGTGGCACTTCGAAAAGCACCTAATCCTGAACTTTACGGGCAAAGAGAGGACCTCTAATCCCAGGTATTCAGTGGATTCCGAAGGAACAAAACAAGGAGTCGCTTCGTTGTTTCTCCGGAAAGTAACGTTTGACGATAAAGGAATCTATAAATGCTCCGTTATCTACTGCGCCGAAGAGCAAGGAATGGAAGTCCACTTCTATGTCCAAG CTCTGCCACTTCTAGCCGTAACTAAGAACACCGTGGTGAGGAACGTGGAGAGTTTGCTGCGCTGCTCAGCATCAGGTTTTCGCCCCATAAACATTGAGTTTATGTGGCACATGGATGGAGAGGAGATATGGGACACCATCTTGCACAAACCAAAGCTAACATCTAACGGCACCTACACGGTGAACAGCGAGGCGAAGATCAAGCCGACCGAAGACTACCAAAACCGGACCTTCTCCTGCCAAGCCAAACTCAAGTCGCATCCGTTGCGCATTCAGAAAAACTTCACTATTCTCTTCGGAG AATCCCCGTCTCTTCAGTTGGTCGTTGATACGTTTCAAGAGGGCAGAGAGCAGAATTTATTGTGCAGAGTCTGGGGTTTCCAGCCAAAGCCCGTCTCCGTGAACTGGCTTCTGAATGGAACCCGTCTGGATCCGGCCAAAGCCAAGTTGCAGACTATCAACGACTCCTTTATAGAGTGCCATTACCCATTTACAGCAACGCCGGATCAAGAAGGAATGGAGATCTCCTGCCAGGTGGAGCATTGTACACTTGCAGAGCCCCTTCAGAACACCACGCGGATCCATTTAAAAG aAGCCAACCCCGCTCCCTGGATAAACACGATACCGGgaattattttgattgtttttattgttttgattGTTTTGGTAGCAAGTTTTGGAGGTTCTTGGTTATTTAAACCCTGGCAAA cCGACTTCAAAGTCAATCATATAGTTGGACCGGAGAAGATTGTACATGGGGCTGAAGTAAGACTGGAATGCATTGCATCCTACGGTGAAAATAACCTCGAAGTCCAATGGCTGGAGGTCAAGGACAACACAGAACGTGACATCGCGCATTTCCTATCTCGGAATGGGCAAAGAGCAGCCCAGACCCCACCAAGCCATGTAGCACAAGATGAGGAGAGACTCGAGCTAATGCTGTCAGACGGTGAATACACAGGAGACATATCGATAGTAAATGATCATGGAAGGCTCCTTCACAAAAGCTTTTTGTCTTTCACTGCGGATATCAGCTATCACACAGGGGTGACTTATATCTGCACAGCCACCAGCCGCAGAACAAGAAAGGAGGAAAGATATACCTGCGCAGAAGTTTTAG TAAAACCGAACCCCTCAAAGGACGCGCCACAAATTACCGAATCGGGTGAAGTGCAGTTCTCTTTGCATCTCCAAGATTTTTTCCCGGAAAACATGTCTATTGAATGGAGAGGAAGAACCAAACAGCTTACGTCTCAATTCAGGATCACCAACAAAATCGTGCCAAACTCTGATGGTACTTATAACATGCTAAGCGTTTGTTACATCCCCAAACGTCACGCGGAAGACCCTCTCTTTGCGGTGACCGTCGCCTGGAAACACAAATCCATGGAGAATGCTGAAGAATGGCGTATAACCCAAGCAG ATCTTCCTTGGCGTCCTCTGATGGAAAGGATAAACGTTCCCCGTGTACTGCTCGATGAAGAAGTAAGGACTCAGTGCGTAATATCCAATTACTTCCCAAATAACCTGGACATCCGGTGGTACAAACAGAAGCCCGGAAGTCTTCGGGAACTGCTGGCCCGGGGTACCGAGGGAAAGTACCGAATTAATGACGAGGAACACGCTCAGGAGAATAAAGCATTTACCCTCAACACTTCCTTGAGTTTCACTCCTTCCCTGGACGATGACCAAGGGGCAGAATTTATTTGCCAAGCGCAACATCCCAGCTTAGAGCACCCATTAGAATCCAGTACGGGAGGACTCGTCGTCATGG GGCGCCCGGAGCCGGAGTCTATACTGTTTATTGATGATGAATCGTTCCGGCTGACGGTGGATAAATACTTCCCGAAAGAGATCTGTATCGAGTGGCAGCTGGAGGATCCCACGGTCGGCACGTTCACAAAACTTTGTTCAGACATTTCCACTTCAAATAACCCAAACGGCTCGTTTAAAACCGTCAGCACGTGCCGGCCCCCCGTCGACTTGATCCAAACCAACCGCACATGCGTGATGTGGGCGGAAATATCCCATCAGGCACAGGATCCTAATCCAATTAAAATGTCACGGCCAATCGAGAGGAAGCTACAG CTGGAAGAAATAGCTACGGACAAAAATGATGGCGCCGagaacggggaggaaaaaagtggCCCTAAACAAGAAACCAAACTAAGCTAA